A region of Methyloversatilis discipulorum DNA encodes the following proteins:
- the iscR gene encoding Fe-S cluster assembly transcriptional regulator IscR, with protein sequence MRLTTKGRFAVTAMLDLALRQENGPVTLSGVAERQRISLSYLEQLFGKLRRQELVASVRGPGGGYCLARDARTISVAQIIIAVDEPLDATQCGGKENCLDEHRCMTHDLWSNLSRHMFDYLDSINLHDLMVQQRERNSHKVVLHDHAPRTCSTEPASVQA encoded by the coding sequence ATGAGACTGACCACCAAAGGACGCTTCGCAGTCACTGCGATGCTTGACCTCGCCCTGCGGCAGGAAAACGGTCCGGTCACGCTGTCCGGCGTGGCCGAGCGCCAGCGCATCAGCCTGTCCTACCTCGAACAGCTGTTTGGCAAGCTGCGCCGCCAGGAACTGGTGGCCAGCGTGCGCGGCCCGGGCGGTGGCTACTGTCTGGCGCGTGACGCGCGCACGATTTCGGTGGCGCAGATCATCATCGCGGTGGATGAACCGCTCGACGCGACCCAGTGCGGCGGCAAGGAAAACTGTCTGGACGAGCACCGCTGCATGACGCACGACCTGTGGTCCAACCTCAGTCGTCACATGTTCGATTATCTCGACTCGATCAATCTGCACGATCTGATGGTGCAGCAGCGCGAGCGCAACAGTCACAAGGTGGTGCTGCACGACCACGCGCCGCGCACCTGTTCGACCGAGCCGGCGAGCGTGCAGGCCTGA
- a CDS encoding cysteine desulfurase family protein: MFAPVYLDHNASTPLLDAVREAMLPWLGVRFGNASSRHEYGRAARRAIDDARAQVAAAVKAHPTEVVFTSGGSEANNLFIKGAAARMKPGVIAVSAIEHPCVREPARQLVRGGWELAGIAADTQGRVLVDTLDPRAALVSVMAANNETGVLQDIPAFAAAAKRSGAWLHSDAVQALGKVELDFRALGVAAMTLSAHKIGGPQGAGALVLDKRVDIEPLIAGGGHERGLRSGTENIAAIVGFGVACEQAVAALGDRRDVMQAQRARIEGCVAALGGVVFGAQADRLPNTCYFALAGIDGETLVGKLDRAGFAVASGAACSSASPEPSRTLTAMGVEADLARGAVRVSVGAATTMQEVDDFCSALTRVADELRGLRAMAAA, encoded by the coding sequence ATGTTTGCGCCGGTCTACCTCGACCACAACGCCAGCACGCCGCTGCTCGACGCGGTGCGCGAGGCGATGCTGCCCTGGCTGGGCGTGCGCTTCGGCAATGCGTCGAGCCGCCACGAGTACGGCCGCGCAGCCCGCCGTGCGATTGACGACGCACGGGCGCAGGTGGCGGCCGCCGTGAAGGCGCATCCGACCGAGGTGGTATTCACCAGCGGTGGTTCGGAAGCGAACAACCTGTTCATCAAGGGCGCGGCCGCCCGGATGAAGCCAGGCGTGATCGCAGTGTCGGCGATCGAGCACCCGTGCGTGCGCGAACCGGCGCGCCAGCTCGTGCGCGGTGGCTGGGAGCTGGCCGGCATCGCGGCCGACACGCAGGGCAGGGTACTGGTCGATACGCTCGACCCGCGTGCGGCGCTGGTGTCGGTCATGGCGGCCAACAACGAAACCGGCGTGCTGCAGGACATTCCGGCCTTCGCAGCGGCGGCCAAGCGCAGTGGTGCCTGGCTGCACAGCGACGCCGTACAGGCGCTGGGCAAGGTGGAACTGGATTTCCGCGCACTTGGCGTGGCGGCGATGACGCTGTCGGCGCACAAGATTGGTGGCCCGCAGGGTGCTGGTGCGCTGGTGCTGGACAAGCGGGTCGATATCGAACCGCTGATTGCCGGAGGTGGCCATGAGCGCGGTCTGCGCTCGGGCACCGAGAACATTGCGGCCATCGTCGGTTTCGGTGTGGCCTGCGAACAGGCGGTTGCCGCGCTCGGCGACCGCCGCGACGTGATGCAGGCGCAGCGTGCGCGCATCGAAGGCTGCGTGGCAGCACTCGGTGGCGTCGTGTTCGGCGCGCAGGCCGATCGCCTGCCCAACACCTGCTATTTCGCGCTCGCCGGCATCGACGGCGAAACCCTGGTCGGCAAGCTCGACCGTGCCGGTTTTGCGGTGGCCAGCGGGGCTGCCTGTTCCAGCGCGTCGCCCGAGCCGTCGCGCACGCTGACGGCGATGGGCGTCGAGGCGGACCTTGCACGTGGCGCGGTGCGGGTGAGCGTCGGTGCGGCGACGACGATGCAGGAAGTAGATGATTTTTGCAGCGCGCTGACGCGGGTCGCGGACGAGCTCCGTGGTCTGCGGGCGATGGCTGCGGCGTGA
- a CDS encoding IscS subfamily cysteine desulfurase has protein sequence MLKFPIYLDYSATTPVDPRVAAKMIPWLTEHFGNPASRSHAYGWEAEAAVEEAREQVAKLVNADPKEIVWTSGATESNNLAIKGAAHFYSGKGKHIITMRTEHKAVLDTFRELEREGFEATYLDPQDNGLVDLDVFRAALRPDTVLVSIMFVNNEIGVIQPIAEIGEICREKGIIFHVDAAQATGKVAIDLDKLKVDLMSFSAHKTYGPKGIGALYVRRKPRIRLEAQMHGGGHERGLRSGTLATHQIVGMGEAFRIAREEMGAENERVRMLRDRLLKGLQDIEATYVNGDLEARVPHNLNISFAYVEGESLIMAIKEVAVSSGSACTSASLEPSYVLRALGREDELAHSSIRFSIGRFTTEEEVDFTIDLLHRKIGKLRELSPLWEMVQDGVDLNTVQWAHH, from the coding sequence ATGCTGAAATTCCCGATCTACCTCGACTACTCGGCGACCACGCCGGTGGATCCGCGCGTGGCGGCCAAGATGATTCCCTGGCTGACCGAACACTTCGGCAACCCGGCTTCGCGCAGCCATGCCTACGGCTGGGAAGCGGAAGCCGCGGTCGAGGAAGCGCGCGAGCAGGTGGCCAAGCTGGTCAATGCCGACCCGAAGGAAATCGTCTGGACCTCGGGCGCGACCGAATCGAACAACCTCGCCATCAAGGGCGCGGCACATTTCTACTCGGGCAAGGGCAAGCACATCATCACGATGCGCACCGAACACAAGGCGGTGCTCGACACCTTCCGCGAACTGGAGCGCGAAGGCTTCGAGGCGACCTATCTCGATCCGCAGGACAACGGTCTGGTCGATCTCGACGTGTTCCGCGCAGCGCTGCGTCCGGACACGGTGCTGGTGTCCATCATGTTCGTGAACAACGAGATTGGCGTCATCCAGCCGATCGCCGAGATCGGCGAGATCTGCCGCGAGAAGGGCATCATCTTCCACGTCGACGCCGCACAAGCGACCGGCAAGGTGGCGATCGACCTCGACAAGCTCAAGGTCGACCTGATGAGCTTCTCGGCGCACAAGACCTACGGCCCGAAGGGCATCGGCGCGCTGTACGTCCGCCGCAAGCCGCGCATCCGCCTGGAAGCGCAGATGCATGGCGGTGGTCACGAACGCGGCCTGCGTTCGGGCACGCTGGCGACGCACCAGATCGTCGGCATGGGCGAGGCCTTCCGCATCGCGCGCGAGGAAATGGGCGCCGAGAACGAGCGCGTGCGCATGCTGCGCGACCGTCTGCTCAAGGGCCTGCAGGACATCGAGGCGACCTATGTGAACGGCGACCTTGAAGCGCGCGTGCCGCACAACCTGAACATCAGCTTCGCCTACGTCGAGGGCGAGTCGCTGATCATGGCGATCAAGGAAGTGGCGGTGTCCTCCGGCTCGGCCTGTACCTCTGCCAGCCTGGAGCCGTCCTATGTGCTGCGCGCCCTCGGTCGCGAAGACGAACTGGCGCACAGCTCGATCCGCTTCTCGATCGGCCGCTTCACCACCGAAGAGGAAGTCGACTTCACCATCGATCTGCTCCACCGCAAGATCGGCAAGCTGCGCGAGCTGTCGCCGCTGTGGGAAATGGTGCAGGACGGCGTGGATCTGAATACCGTGCAGTGGGCTCATCACTGA
- the iscU gene encoding Fe-S cluster assembly scaffold IscU yields MAYSDKLLDHYENPRNVGSFGKEDDDVGTGMVGAPACGDVMKLQIKVGADGIIEDAKFKTYGCGSAIASSSLVTEWVKGKTLDQAMEIKNTAIAEELALPPVKIHCSILAEDAIKAAVEDYRKKHGAVAPESDAA; encoded by the coding sequence ATGGCCTATAGCGACAAACTGCTCGACCACTACGAGAACCCCCGCAACGTCGGCTCCTTCGGCAAGGAAGACGACGACGTCGGCACCGGCATGGTCGGTGCGCCGGCCTGCGGCGACGTGATGAAGCTGCAGATCAAGGTCGGTGCGGACGGCATCATCGAGGACGCCAAGTTCAAGACCTACGGCTGCGGCTCGGCCATCGCGTCGAGTTCGCTGGTGACCGAATGGGTCAAGGGCAAGACACTCGACCAGGCGATGGAGATCAAGAACACCGCCATCGCCGAGGAACTGGCGCTGCCGCCGGTGAAGATCCACTGCTCCATCCTCGCCGAAGACGCGATCAAGGCGGCGGTCGAGGATTACCGCAAGAAGCACGGCGCAGTGGCGCCGGAGTCCGACGCAGCCTGA
- the iscA gene encoding iron-sulfur cluster assembly protein IscA, with product MGVTLSEKAAKHVANYIAKRGRGVGLRLGVRTSGCSGMAYKLEFADDLAADDLVFESHGVKVLIDPKSLPYLEGTELDFVREGLNEGFKFNNPNVKDECGCGESFNV from the coding sequence ATGGGTGTCACACTGAGCGAAAAGGCGGCGAAACACGTCGCCAACTACATCGCCAAGCGCGGTCGCGGCGTCGGCCTGCGCCTGGGCGTGCGCACCAGCGGGTGTTCCGGTATGGCTTACAAGCTTGAATTCGCGGACGATCTCGCGGCGGACGATCTGGTGTTCGAGAGCCATGGCGTCAAGGTGCTGATCGACCCGAAAAGCCTGCCCTACCTCGAAGGGACCGAACTGGACTTCGTGCGCGAAGGCCTGAACGAGGGGTTCAAGTTCAACAACCCCAACGTCAAGGACGAGTGCGGCTGCGGCGAAAGCTTCAATGTCTGA
- the hscB gene encoding Fe-S protein assembly co-chaperone HscB, protein MSESAGLLPEADLFSRDHFALFGLPRRFEIDERALESRYHELQSAAHPDRHAHRAEQERRLSMQWATRINEGYRLLRSSLSRARYLLELEGIDVGAENNTAMPADFLMQQMEWREALDEARDARDVDALDALARNLRQARRDAETLLARQLDVDHDKAAAAATVRRMMFIAKLGEDIAEAHETLEN, encoded by the coding sequence ATGTCTGAGTCCGCCGGCCTGCTGCCCGAAGCCGACCTGTTCAGCCGCGACCACTTCGCGCTGTTCGGTCTGCCGCGCCGCTTCGAGATCGACGAACGCGCGCTCGAGTCGCGTTACCACGAGCTGCAGTCGGCGGCGCACCCTGACCGCCACGCGCACCGTGCGGAACAGGAGCGCCGGCTGTCGATGCAGTGGGCCACGCGCATTAACGAAGGTTACCGGCTGCTGCGATCGTCGCTGTCGCGGGCGCGCTACCTGCTCGAGCTGGAAGGCATCGACGTCGGTGCCGAGAACAATACGGCCATGCCGGCCGACTTCCTGATGCAGCAGATGGAATGGCGCGAGGCGCTGGACGAGGCGCGCGACGCGCGCGACGTCGATGCGCTGGACGCACTGGCGCGCAACCTCCGTCAGGCGCGCCGCGATGCCGAAACGCTGCTGGCCCGCCAGCTAGATGTCGACCACGACAAGGCTGCGGCGGCCGCCACCGTGCGTCGCATGATGTTCATCGCGAAGCTCGGCGAGGACATCGCCGAGGCACACGAAACACTGGAAAACTGA
- the hscA gene encoding Fe-S protein assembly chaperone HscA translates to MALLQIAEPGESTAPHQHRLAVGIDLGTTNSLVATVRNSVPVVLNDDKGRALLPSVVRYFADGRTVVGHAAQAAQAQDPRNTIASVKRFMGRGLADVAHVESMPYVFEDAPGMVRLRTAQGAKSPVEVSADILRTLRERAEASLGGPLTGAVITVPAYFDDAQRQATKDAARVAGLEVLRLLNEPTAAAIAYGLDNASEGIYAVYDLGGGTFDISILKLSRGVFEVLATSGDAALGGDDFDHRVYCWLIEASRIGPPGLEDMRTLYMEARRAKEVLSAQDSVHIGLKLSGGDEIDVTLTRDAFADMTKKLVEKTLAPTRKALRDAGLSPEEVKGVVMVGGATRMPHVQRAVGEFFGQEPLTNLDPDKVVAIGAAIQANVLAGNRSADEDWLLLDVIPLSLGLETMGGLVEKIIPRNSTIPTARAQEFTTFKDGQTAMAIHVVQGERERVSDCRSLARFELRGIPPMVAGAARIRVSFQVDADGLLSVSAREMGTGIEARIEVKPSYGLGDDEVTRMLREGFEHAQEDMSARALAEQRVEAQRLGEATRAALAADGDLLDPAERAAIDAVLVDLANAAAGEDTSAIKKAIDALGRGTDEFAARRMNRSIQRALAGRSVESL, encoded by the coding sequence ATGGCCCTGCTGCAGATCGCCGAACCCGGCGAATCCACCGCGCCGCACCAGCACCGGCTGGCTGTGGGCATAGATCTGGGCACCACGAATTCACTGGTCGCCACCGTGCGTAACAGCGTGCCGGTGGTGCTGAACGACGACAAGGGCCGCGCGCTGCTGCCGTCGGTCGTGCGCTATTTTGCCGACGGTCGCACCGTCGTCGGTCATGCCGCGCAGGCGGCGCAGGCGCAGGACCCGCGCAACACCATCGCCTCGGTCAAGCGCTTCATGGGGCGCGGTCTGGCCGACGTCGCGCACGTCGAATCCATGCCCTATGTGTTCGAGGACGCGCCGGGCATGGTGCGCCTGCGTACCGCGCAGGGCGCGAAAAGCCCGGTCGAGGTATCGGCCGACATCCTGCGTACGCTGCGCGAGCGTGCCGAAGCCAGTCTGGGCGGTCCGCTGACGGGCGCCGTCATCACCGTGCCCGCCTATTTCGACGACGCCCAGCGCCAGGCGACCAAGGATGCGGCCCGCGTGGCCGGCCTCGAAGTGCTGCGCCTGCTGAACGAGCCGACCGCCGCCGCCATCGCCTACGGGCTCGATAACGCTTCCGAGGGCATCTACGCGGTTTATGACCTCGGCGGCGGTACCTTCGACATTTCGATCCTCAAGCTGTCGCGCGGTGTGTTCGAAGTGCTGGCGACCAGTGGTGACGCAGCACTTGGCGGTGACGATTTCGACCATCGCGTTTATTGCTGGCTGATCGAAGCTTCGCGCATCGGCCCGCCGGGGCTGGAGGACATGCGCACGCTGTACATGGAAGCGCGTCGTGCCAAGGAAGTGCTCAGCGCGCAGGACTCCGTGCATATCGGTCTCAAACTGTCGGGAGGCGATGAGATCGACGTCACGCTGACGCGCGACGCCTTCGCCGACATGACGAAGAAGCTGGTCGAGAAGACCTTGGCGCCGACCCGCAAGGCCTTGCGCGACGCCGGCCTGTCGCCGGAAGAGGTCAAGGGCGTCGTGATGGTTGGCGGCGCCACCCGCATGCCGCACGTGCAGCGTGCGGTGGGCGAGTTCTTCGGTCAGGAGCCGCTGACCAATCTCGACCCGGACAAGGTGGTCGCCATCGGCGCTGCCATCCAGGCCAATGTGCTCGCGGGCAACCGCAGCGCCGACGAGGACTGGCTGCTGCTCGACGTGATCCCGCTGTCGCTCGGGCTGGAGACGATGGGCGGGCTGGTCGAGAAGATCATTCCGCGCAATTCGACGATTCCGACCGCGCGCGCGCAGGAATTCACCACCTTCAAGGACGGCCAGACGGCGATGGCCATCCACGTCGTGCAGGGCGAACGCGAGCGCGTGTCCGACTGCCGTTCGCTGGCCCGCTTCGAACTGCGCGGCATTCCGCCCATGGTGGCCGGTGCGGCGCGCATACGCGTGAGCTTCCAGGTCGATGCCGACGGGCTGCTCAGCGTGTCTGCGCGCGAGATGGGCACCGGCATTGAGGCGCGCATCGAGGTCAAGCCCAGCTATGGTCTGGGCGACGACGAAGTCACCCGCATGCTGCGCGAGGGCTTCGAGCACGCGCAGGAAGACATGAGTGCGCGTGCGTTGGCCGAACAGCGCGTCGAGGCGCAGCGCCTCGGCGAGGCGACGCGCGCTGCGCTGGCCGCCGACGGCGATCTGCTCGATCCGGCCGAACGCGCCGCGATCGACGCGGTATTGGTCGACCTGGCGAACGCCGCCGCTGGCGAGGACACCTCCGCCATCAAGAAGGCGATCGACGCCTTGGGCCGCGGTACCGACGAGTTCGCCGCGCGTCGCATGAACCGCAGCATCCAGCGTGCGCTGGCCGGCCGCAGCGTCGAATCACTGTAA
- the fdx gene encoding ISC system 2Fe-2S type ferredoxin, with the protein MTQIVVLPHVELCPDGAVIEAAPGTTICDALLANGVEIEHACEKSCACTTCHVVVREGFNSLEAAEELEEDLLDKAWGLEPNSRLSCQAAVAGTPLVVEIPKYTINMVSEGKR; encoded by the coding sequence ATGACCCAGATCGTTGTTCTGCCCCATGTCGAACTGTGCCCCGACGGCGCAGTGATCGAAGCCGCCCCCGGCACCACCATCTGCGACGCGCTGCTCGCCAACGGCGTCGAGATCGAGCACGCCTGCGAGAAGTCCTGCGCCTGCACCACCTGCCACGTCGTCGTGCGCGAGGGCTTCAACAGCCTCGAAGCCGCAGAGGAACTGGAGGAGGATCTGCTCGACAAGGCCTGGGGCCTGGAGCCGAACTCGCGCCTGTCCTGTCAGGCCGCGGTGGCCGGCACGCCGCTGGTGGTCGAGATTCCGAAATACACCATCAACATGGTCAGCGAAGGAAAGAGGTAA
- the iscX gene encoding Fe-S cluster assembly protein IscX, producing the protein MKWTDSREIAIALTEARPDVDPQYVRFTDLMEWVMALPGFDDEQSRCGEKILEAIQLAWIDEAD; encoded by the coding sequence ATGAAATGGACCGATTCACGCGAGATCGCGATTGCGCTGACCGAGGCGCGGCCCGACGTCGATCCGCAGTACGTGCGCTTCACCGACCTGATGGAGTGGGTGATGGCGCTGCCCGGTTTCGACGACGAGCAGAGCCGCTGCGGCGAAAAGATTCTGGAAGCCATACAGCTCGCCTGGATAGACGAAGCGGATTGA
- a CDS encoding CTP synthase, translated as MTKYVFVTGGVVSSLGKGIAAASLGAILESRSIRVTHLKLDPYINVDPGTMSPFQHGEVFVTEDGAETDLDLGHYERFTSAKMGKRNNFTTGQIYESVIKKERRGEYLGKTVQVIPHITDEIKAYVKRGAEGADVAIVEVGGTVGDIESLPFLEAIRQMGIEEGRGNTCFMHLTLVPYIATAGELKTKPTQHSVKELREIGIQPDILLCRSDRVVPDDERRKIALFTNVLPEAVISVTDADSIYKIPAMLHNQMLDEIVCHKLNILARAADLSAWTRLIDALEHPERDVDIAFVGKYVDLTESYKSLSEALVHAGIHTRSRINIHYIDSEAIERASDGGRALLDPMDAILVPGGFGRRGVEGKIAAIRYARENGVPYLGICLGMQLAVVEYARNVAGLTGAHSTEFERDAPHPVIGLITEWMSAEGKLERRDESSDIGGTMRLGGQNCNLTEGSLARDIYGAATIVERHRHRYEVNNQYLAQLEKVGLRVSGRSQDATDPLCEMIELPDHPWFVACQFHPEFTSTPRAGHPLFSAFARAAIARQDARGAVKRSVRKVTG; from the coding sequence ATGACCAAGTACGTATTCGTCACCGGTGGCGTGGTGTCCTCGCTCGGCAAGGGCATTGCAGCCGCCTCGCTGGGCGCGATTCTCGAGTCGCGCTCCATCCGTGTCACCCACCTCAAGCTCGACCCCTACATCAACGTCGATCCGGGCACGATGAGCCCGTTTCAGCACGGTGAGGTCTTCGTCACCGAAGACGGGGCGGAAACCGATCTCGATCTCGGCCATTACGAGCGCTTCACCAGCGCCAAGATGGGCAAGCGCAACAACTTCACGACCGGCCAGATCTACGAGTCGGTGATCAAGAAGGAGCGCCGCGGCGAGTATCTGGGCAAGACGGTGCAGGTCATCCCGCACATCACCGACGAGATCAAGGCCTATGTGAAGCGCGGCGCCGAAGGTGCCGACGTGGCCATCGTCGAGGTCGGCGGCACGGTGGGCGACATCGAGTCGCTGCCCTTCCTCGAAGCGATCCGCCAGATGGGTATCGAAGAGGGCCGCGGCAACACCTGCTTCATGCACCTGACGCTGGTGCCTTACATCGCCACCGCCGGCGAACTGAAGACCAAGCCGACCCAGCACTCGGTCAAGGAACTGCGCGAGATCGGTATCCAGCCGGACATCCTGCTGTGCCGCTCCGACCGCGTGGTGCCGGACGACGAACGCCGCAAGATCGCGCTGTTCACCAACGTGTTGCCGGAAGCCGTCATTTCGGTCACCGACGCCGACAGCATCTACAAGATCCCGGCCATGCTGCACAACCAGATGCTGGACGAGATCGTCTGTCACAAGCTGAACATCCTGGCCCGCGCTGCGGACCTGAGCGCGTGGACGCGACTGATTGACGCGCTGGAGCATCCGGAGCGCGACGTGGACATCGCCTTCGTCGGCAAGTACGTCGACCTGACCGAGTCCTACAAGTCGCTGTCGGAAGCGCTGGTGCACGCCGGCATCCACACCCGTTCGCGCATCAACATCCATTACATCGATTCGGAGGCGATCGAGCGCGCCAGCGACGGCGGTCGTGCGCTGCTCGACCCGATGGACGCCATCCTGGTGCCTGGTGGCTTCGGTCGTCGCGGTGTCGAGGGCAAGATCGCCGCCATCCGCTACGCCCGCGAGAACGGCGTGCCCTATCTGGGCATCTGTCTGGGCATGCAGCTGGCCGTGGTCGAATACGCCCGCAACGTGGCCGGCCTGACCGGTGCGCACAGCACCGAATTCGAGCGCGACGCGCCGCACCCGGTGATCGGCCTGATCACCGAGTGGATGAGCGCCGAGGGCAAGCTCGAGCGTCGCGACGAGTCGTCGGACATCGGCGGCACCATGCGTCTGGGCGGCCAGAACTGCAATCTGACCGAAGGCAGCCTGGCGCGCGACATCTACGGCGCCGCGACCATCGTCGAGCGCCATCGTCACCGTTACGAGGTGAACAACCAGTATCTGGCCCAGCTCGAAAAGGTGGGCCTGCGCGTGTCCGGCCGTTCGCAGGACGCGACCGACCCGCTGTGCGAAATGATCGAACTGCCGGACCACCCGTGGTTCGTCGCCTGCCAGTTCCACCCCGAATTCACCTCGACGCCGCGCGCCGGCCACCCGCTGTTCTCCGCCTTCGCCCGCGCGGCAATCGCCCGCCAGGACGCGCGCGGCGCGGTCAAGCGGTCCGTGCGCAAGGTGACGGGCTAA